The Candidatus Bathyarchaeota archaeon genome has a segment encoding these proteins:
- a CDS encoding MinD/ParA family protein: protein MKKIIAVHSYKGGTGKTLMSTNLAAIFATEKRKVSLFDMDFRAPSLHAIFGVNEAKYWLNDYLNGVCDIKRVIMDYSDRINGPLYLGLANPSTEAIREMSAKDRKWEMKALGRLLSLRNTLLNDLEFDYLILDTSPGLQYSSINAIVSADTVIVVTTMDISDIEGTQRMVHELYDLFEKKTGIVVNKVPIEMISSIEEREKLRKKYEEMSNLPVIDVLPCFCDVLRLGGNSIFSLEKPEHPFTKILHEIAAKIEKL from the coding sequence GTGAAGAAGATAATTGCAGTTCATTCTTATAAGGGTGGAACCGGAAAAACTTTGATGTCAACAAATCTTGCGGCAATATTTGCAACGGAAAAGCGAAAAGTTTCCCTTTTCGACATGGATTTTAGGGCTCCAAGCTTACACGCCATTTTTGGAGTAAACGAAGCGAAATACTGGCTAAACGACTATCTAAATGGTGTATGCGACATTAAAAGGGTTATAATGGATTATTCGGACAGAATTAACGGGCCGCTTTATCTAGGGCTAGCCAATCCTTCAACAGAGGCCATTAGGGAAATGTCAGCTAAGGACAGAAAATGGGAAATGAAAGCCCTAGGCCGCCTACTCTCATTAAGAAACACACTTTTAAATGACCTCGAATTCGACTACCTAATCCTAGACACAAGTCCAGGACTACAGTACTCTTCAATAAACGCCATAGTAAGCGCAGACACAGTCATAGTAGTAACAACAATGGACATATCAGACATCGAAGGAACCCAACGCATGGTCCACGAACTCTACGACCTATTCGAAAAGAAAACAGGCATAGTAGTAAATAAAGTACCAATAGAAATGATCTCCTCTATAGAAGAAAGAGAAAAACTACGGAAAAAATACGAGGAAATGAGTAATCTGCCAGTAATAGACGTACTGCCATGCTTCTGCGACGTACTACGCCTAGGAGGAAACAGCATATTCAGCCTAGAAAAACCAGAACACCCCTTCACAAAAATACTACACGAAATAGCAGCAAAAATAGAAAAACTCTAA
- a CDS encoding transcriptional regulator — protein MEVIIELQKQQEPRNIPEQLPDALDVMTLLSLPDHLRKTAITICKLGRATADEVAEQTKRARAVESAYLNQLVLMGYLKKERVGRKAYFYVEKEENKK, from the coding sequence ATGGAGGTTATAATTGAACTTCAAAAGCAGCAGGAGCCAAGGAATATTCCGGAACAGCTGCCAGATGCACTTGACGTTATGACTCTTCTTTCATTACCTGATCATTTAAGGAAAACGGCTATAACAATTTGTAAGTTGGGGCGGGCTACAGCCGATGAAGTTGCCGAACAAACGAAAAGGGCGAGGGCTGTGGAAAGCGCCTATTTAAATCAGCTGGTTTTGATGGGCTACCTTAAGAAGGAAAGAGTTGGACGTAAAGCCTACTTCTACGTGGAAAAGGAGGAAAACAAGAAGTGA